Part of the Deltaproteobacteria bacterium genome, TCATGCCGGTCACATTCGGAATTCCCCTGATCAGGAGATATTGTTGTATTTCGTGGATTGCCACTACTTCGGTGGAAGATGACCTGGCCATTGCCTGACAGTTTCCCATGTGATCTTCATGGGCATGAGTAATAAGAATGAGATCAGCGTCCAATGAATCGGGCTTATCTGCGGCTTGGGGATTGTCCAGCCATGGATCAATCCATATCTTCAAATCCTGTTCCGTCACTATCCTAAAGGCTGAATGACCAAAAAAGCTTAGTTTATGAGACATGATTACCCCTTTCTAATAAGTAAAAAAATAAAATTTTCATTCTTCATGACAAGTAAAAAGTAGTTTACATTTAGCGGTGAAATTGGAAATTGGGAAAAACATAAGGGTGTAGATGCATCACCTAATTTCAAATTTCCAATTTCCGGTTTCACCATCGGCATTCACTTTCACTGCCGGGTCAAGGACATTTAGCTCATCCAGACTGGCAGGTCCGATATCCAGCTTTTTAAAAATAAAAGACTCAATTTCCAAGGTCTCATCATGGAGCCTGCTGATCATTTCCCGGCGCTCCGCAGTGCTTCCATAACGCCTTAACAGGTCCTCAAACCTCTCTGATAATGTGACTATGGAGGCGTGCCTTACTCGCTTGTCAGCATAATTCACAAGTAAGGCCTCGGTCATCATTGGATTATGCTTAATATTACAGTCAAGATGTACGTGTTGACGTACTATATCTGCTGTCGCAGGATGCCCCAGGGCCTCAAGCAACTTGAAGGCCGATAAGGCGTGATCCTGCCCTGTATTGACAGAATCCATCTTGGTTATATCATGGAGAAGGCAGCCTGCCTCCACAAGACCGATATCAAGATTTTCACCCGCTTTTTTCAGATGACCCGCAATGAACATTCCTGCCTGGGTCACCCTGAGACTGTGGGACACTATGTGTTCCGGAACTCGATACTCTTGCAGGAGAGCCAGGCACCTTTTTCTGTCAAGGATTTCCATTCAGACACTATTCCAAAACAACAACATTCCTCGGGACAAAGCACCGATTATTGCATCCGTACTCCTATGGCAGTATTTAAAAAAGCTACAGATAAAAAATAGACGAAAATCGAAGGATCTGCAAGTTTTGGTTATTTGAAAAAAATGTTGAAAAAACCTGTTCAGCAGGAAAACTTACGGAAATTATGTGAATTTTTACGCATAATAAAAACCTTGTTTTCTCCGCAAGTTACACAATTCTTCAAAAAAAACAACAAAAAATTCAAGAGATAGCCCTTGTTGATAACTTATTTGCCGGCCGAAGGGAAAACACACTTTCTCCACTTTGACAATGCAATATGGCTTCATTATAAGAATCAAGGTATTTGTAAAACAACAATGTTCAGCACCTGAAGAAAAGAATAGGTCCTTTCAGGCAATTAACCAAAAAAACAATGCCTTATAACCATTTTCATGCTAATGAGATGAAAATCAGGTCCATCTCTGGCCAAGAATTTAAGTCATAGTCAGGTCACTTTACACCCGAAAGGCGATGAGGCCGCAATTGCTTCTTTAGGTAATCAGAAATGGAAAGCGTCTGGCAAAACCTGAAAGAAATTCTTCGCCCCAGGATACCTGAGGGCAGCTACCGGTTATGGATTGCCCCCCTGACCTATAGGAAGACAGATGGCGACACTATCATTATCAACTGCCCCAATCAGTTCTTTGCTTCCTGGGTCCAGGAGCATTATTTGCACTTGTTAAACGACGCACTTATTCAAGAGGGGCATGCTTCCTGGAAGATAAGGCTTTCTCCTGCCGAAATTGCAAAAGAGGCTGCACGGGATCAATTACACCTTCCAAACTTTGCCCCCAGTGAGCTGACAAGACCCCGGTTCTGTGAACGTTTTACCTTTAATGAGTTTGTAGTTGGAGACAGCAATCGCTATGCCTTTTCAGCTTGTTGGGCTGCAGCTAATGGATGGGATAATCACAGCAGGATAATCTACCTGCACTCTGATGCAGGACTCGGGAAGAGCCATCTTACCCAGGCAGTCGGACAAAAAATACTTGAAAACAGAGCGGATACGAAACTGTGCTATCTCACTGCCAATGAGTTCACCACGCAGGTCGTAAAATCAATAAAAAGCGGCCAAATGGACGCATTTGTGCGCCGCTATCAAAATGACTGTGACGTCCTTCTCCTTGAAGAGGTCCATTCCTTTGCAGGGAGAGAAAGGACCCAGGCAGAACTGGCACTGGCCCTTGATTATCTTATGGACAAGGATAAGACAATAATTTTTACCGGAAGCAAACTCCCGAGAAAGATACCCAGTGTGAATGATCAACTTCGGTCGAGGCTGGTTAGCGGGCTGATTACCTCCATAAATCCTCCGGATCTGCCTACCAGAAAAAAAATTATTGAACGTAAGGCCGCGAATTGCGGAGTATGTCTCAGGAAAGAGATTATTGAATTTCTTGCCCAGCATCTGACGGGCGATATCAGAAGAATCGAGGGGGCGGTGATCGGGCTTGTTACCAAGTCCTCACTGCTCAGACAGACTGTTGATATGGATCTGGCTCGAGAAGTGGTTAAAGATCTGGTCGGAGAACCGAAGGCGATCACTGTCGCAACTATACGGGAAATGATCTGCCGTCATTACCAATTGAGCAGGGATGATATCTGCTCAAAATCCAGAAAGAGTTCAGTTGCACGGCCGAGACAAATGGCCATGTTTCTTGCCCGTCGCTACACCGAGTCTTCTCTTGAGGCCATTGGGAGAGAATTTAATCGCGACCATGCCACTGTGCTGCACTCTGTTAACCGCATTAAGAAACAACTGAATGAGTCTGGCAAGCTCAGGCACCAGTTGGAATTCCTGGTCGATCAACTTGAAAAACAGCAATGGCAGAACTGAAGGCCTGTAACCTCTCTAATAATGAAAAAGGTCCTGGTTCGGCAGTTTTTGGAGATTGTGGGACCTGGGAATTTTTCCACGGATCCGGCTGATCTCAAATGTTATTCCTATGATGCAAGCAGCATCAGCTCTCTTCCAGAGGCCGTAGTCCTTCCAGGATCTACTGAAGAAGTCTCGCGGGTCCTTTTCCTTGCAAACCAGGAAGGCTTGGCGGTATTTCCAAGGGGTGCCGGCACAGGTACTACAGGGGCATCGGTCCCGATCAACGGCGGGCTTGTGCTCTCCCTTACTAGGATGGACCGGATAATATCCATTAATCCGGCAGATCTCACCGCCATGGTGGAGCCCGGGGTCGTTACGGGAAAGTTGCAGGAAGAGGTATCACGATACGGGCTATTTTATCCTCCGGATCCAGCGAGCATGCATTTTTGCACTATCGGAGGGAACGTGGCTACTGGCGCCGGAGGACCAAGGGCGGTAAAATACGGCGTTACCAGGGACTATGTCCTGGCCCTTGAGATAGTGCTTGCTGACGGAAACGTGATACATACAGGCGTACGGACGGCAAAAGGAGTGGTCGGATACGACCTTACCAGGCTGATGGTAGGCTCTGAAGGCACGCTGGGCGTCGTGACCGGGATCACCTTGAAGCTCATACCCGGCCCGGAAGCAGAGGGCATGCTGATCGCGTTTTTCCCGGATGCAAAGTCGGCTTCAGATACAGTTGTAAGCCTTTTCGAATCAAGGATTCTGCCCAGGTGTGCCGAATTTCTTGACAAGATGAGTATTGAATTGATATCAGGGCAGCTTCCGGTTGCAATACCTGAAAGGGCTGATGCCATGTTGCTCATTGAAGTGGATGGTGTCCGGGAATCTATCCCTGGGCAACTCGGGGAAGTGGTCAACTCCTGCAAGAACTGCGGGGCGATTGATATACACGTAGCGGAATCCGATGATCAAGCAAAGGCCTTCTGGTCAGCCAGGCAGGGCCTGTCACCTTCCATAAGGAGCCTTGGATTCCCGGACAAAATCAATGAAGACATATGCGTTCCGAGGAGCTGCCTGCCGGAGATGATAAACGAGCTGGAAAAAATAGGCAGGAAGACCCGGATCACAATCCTCAGCTTCGGACACGCAGGTGATGGAAACCTTCATGTAAACCTCTTGCTCGACCTGAGCGACAAGGAAGAAAAGCTCGGGGGAGATGCCGCTGTTATGCAGATCATGGAGGCAACACTGGCACTTGGAGGAACCATTTCCGGAGAGCACGGCATTGGTCTTACAAAAAGGCCTTTTATTAAAATGGAGATAGATGACAGAGGCCTTGAGATCATGAGAGGTATAAAAAGGATATTTGATCCCGGAAATATTCTGAACCCCGGAAAGGTGTTTCCATAAGGGCCTTGGGAATACTATGAAAGTCTCAGCTATTATTGTGGCAGCAGGTGCTGGTATACGTTTTGGTGCAGGGATTCCAAAGCAGTTTATCGCCCTGGGAGGACGTCCTATTCTTGCCTGGAGCCTTAAGGAATTTGACAGGTCAAGCCTTATAAATGAAATTATAGTGGTGGCACCGCCTTCAGATGAGGGAGCTGTCAATGCAATAATACAAAAATGGATCCGCAGGGTCCGTGTCAAGGTGGTCCCGGGAGGATCAACCAGGCAGGAATCGGTAAAGTCGGGGTTGGATGCGGTTGATGGTGACCTGGAGTGGATAGCGGTGCACGATGCTGCGAGGCCCCTTGTGACCTTGATGCATATAGAGGCTGCGTGCTTCCTGGCCCAGGAGGTAGGGGCTTCCATCCTTGCCGTTCCTGTCCGGGATACGGTGAAGGTAGTGGATGAAGACGGACTGGTTATCAGGAATCAGAACCGTACCCGTCTCTATCTGGCCCAAACGCCTCAGGTCTGCAGAAAGAAAGACCTGCAGTCCGCATACAGGCTGGCAGAAGATAAGGGCATAAGGGCTACTGACGAAGCAGGACTCCTGGAAGTCGCGGGAGTTGTCGTGGGCGTGGTTGAAGGCAGCCCCAGCAATTTCAAGATCACCAGTCAGGAAGACCTCAAGATGGCCGAGGCCCTGATAACTTCGATTCAAAAGGCATGAATACGATTCGAATAGGCTTCGGCTATGACGTGCACAGACTTGTGAGCAGTCGCAACCTTATTCTGGGGGGCGTAAAGATTCCCCATCCTTACGGCCTTCTTGGCCACTCTGATGCAGATGTCATAACTCATGCCCTGTGCGACGCAATACTTGGAGCTGCAGCCTTAGGCGACCTGGGACGGCATTTTCCGGACCTCGATCCGCGTTATGCTGGGATTTCAAGCATAAAGCTCCTGAAAGAGGTAATTCAAAAAATAGTCTCTTCAGGATGGAGATTGGGGAATGCCGATATCACCCTTGTTGCCCAATCTCCTAAAATTGCTCCGTTTGTAGCCGAGATGAAAAAAAATATCTCTGAGGCCTGCAAAGTCTCCGTAGATCAGATCAATATCAAGGCCACCACCACTGAAGGGCTTGGATTTACAGGAAACGGGGAGGGTATGGCTGCTTACGCAGTCGTGACAATAATCGATTCCTGATTCCGCTCAAAATGCTCCGGATGCAAGGCGCGAGATTTTTCAGGAATGAGACGTACTTGGCGTACGTCGCAGTGACTGGAAAATCGAAGCAACGCAGCATATTGTGGTATTTTCAGCGAAATCATTCTTCAATAGCATCTGTAAGATCATAGGGTCCGGCCAGTTTGCCTCCGGCCTTGTCGTAAAGCTGGAAATCCTTAATTGAGATATCTCCTGCGGCAAGAAGCCTGATGGTATGGACGATGAGCGGGAGCTCCCTTTTTACTCCCTCGTCGCGGATTCTGGCAAAAAGCGGCTGTGATTCTCCATATGATTCCTTTATCTCTTCAAGGCTTGACCTTTGAAGCTCATGCTCAAGCTGCTCCCACAGGATATCCCATGTATCTCCCTTTATGGGAAAAGAGCAATAGGTGACAGCAGGGCCTTTGTCGAGATCCGGGGTCACAAGGTGCATCATGACTCCGGTCTTATCAGCTTTCCGGTCCAGCAACTGCCAGATTACCTCCTGCCAGGTGCCGGCAGGCCCTCCAGGGGCCGCGGGATGAAGGTTGATAATCGAGAGCTTTTGGCAGACCTCCGGGCTGACTACCCACATGTAGCCCGCGAGCACTACCACCTGGGCCGAAAAATCCCTGATTTTATCAAGGATACCTTTGTGGTAGGCCTGTCTCCATGCCTCGCGGTCCCGTTTCCTGAGATCAGGGAGAAAACGCACTG contains:
- a CDS encoding formyl transferase, encoding MWSFGWWTTGRDQAAIDLFETVHNAINNGIIPGEISYMFSSREPGESEFSDRLMIRAEDRGIPVVSLSAVRFLPDLRKRDREAWRQAYHKGILDKIRDFSAQVVVLAGYMWVVSPEVCQKLSIINLHPAAPGGPAGTWQEVIWQLLDRKADKTGVMMHLVTPDLDKGPAVTYCSFPIKGDTWDILWEQLEHELQRSSLEEIKESYGESQPLFARIRDEGVKRELPLIVHTIRLLAAGDISIKDFQLYDKAGGKLAGPYDLTDAIEE
- a CDS encoding 2-C-methyl-D-erythritol 2,4-cyclodiphosphate synthase codes for the protein MNTIRIGFGYDVHRLVSSRNLILGGVKIPHPYGLLGHSDADVITHALCDAILGAAALGDLGRHFPDLDPRYAGISSIKLLKEVIQKIVSSGWRLGNADITLVAQSPKIAPFVAEMKKNISEACKVSVDQINIKATTTEGLGFTGNGEGMAAYAVVTIIDS
- the dnaA gene encoding chromosomal replication initiator protein DnaA, encoding MESVWQNLKEILRPRIPEGSYRLWIAPLTYRKTDGDTIIINCPNQFFASWVQEHYLHLLNDALIQEGHASWKIRLSPAEIAKEAARDQLHLPNFAPSELTRPRFCERFTFNEFVVGDSNRYAFSACWAAANGWDNHSRIIYLHSDAGLGKSHLTQAVGQKILENRADTKLCYLTANEFTTQVVKSIKSGQMDAFVRRYQNDCDVLLLEEVHSFAGRERTQAELALALDYLMDKDKTIIFTGSKLPRKIPSVNDQLRSRLVSGLITSINPPDLPTRKKIIERKAANCGVCLRKEIIEFLAQHLTGDIRRIEGAVIGLVTKSSLLRQTVDMDLAREVVKDLVGEPKAITVATIREMICRHYQLSRDDICSKSRKSSVARPRQMAMFLARRYTESSLEAIGREFNRDHATVLHSVNRIKKQLNESGKLRHQLEFLVDQLEKQQWQN
- the ispD gene encoding 2-C-methyl-D-erythritol 4-phosphate cytidylyltransferase — encoded protein: MKVSAIIVAAGAGIRFGAGIPKQFIALGGRPILAWSLKEFDRSSLINEIIVVAPPSDEGAVNAIIQKWIRRVRVKVVPGGSTRQESVKSGLDAVDGDLEWIAVHDAARPLVTLMHIEAACFLAQEVGASILAVPVRDTVKVVDEDGLVIRNQNRTRLYLAQTPQVCRKKDLQSAYRLAEDKGIRATDEAGLLEVAGVVVGVVEGSPSNFKITSQEDLKMAEALITSIQKA
- a CDS encoding glycolate oxidase subunit GlcD — protein: MKKVLVRQFLEIVGPGNFSTDPADLKCYSYDASSISSLPEAVVLPGSTEEVSRVLFLANQEGLAVFPRGAGTGTTGASVPINGGLVLSLTRMDRIISINPADLTAMVEPGVVTGKLQEEVSRYGLFYPPDPASMHFCTIGGNVATGAGGPRAVKYGVTRDYVLALEIVLADGNVIHTGVRTAKGVVGYDLTRLMVGSEGTLGVVTGITLKLIPGPEAEGMLIAFFPDAKSASDTVVSLFESRILPRCAEFLDKMSIELISGQLPVAIPERADAMLLIEVDGVRESIPGQLGEVVNSCKNCGAIDIHVAESDDQAKAFWSARQGLSPSIRSLGFPDKINEDICVPRSCLPEMINELEKIGRKTRITILSFGHAGDGNLHVNLLLDLSDKEEKLGGDAAVMQIMEATLALGGTISGEHGIGLTKRPFIKMEIDDRGLEIMRGIKRIFDPGNILNPGKVFP